A region of Thiobacter sp. AK1 DNA encodes the following proteins:
- the rpoE gene encoding RNA polymerase sigma factor RpoE: MGDREIDQALVERAQAGDKHAFELLVGKYQRKLARLLSRFIRDPAEVEDVAQETFIKAYRALPSFRGDSAFYTWLYRIAINTAKNYLVSQGRRAPTSTEFAAEEAEGFEEADLLRDVDTPEAALLTKEIGETVTAAMEALPEELRTAITLREIDGLSYEEIAEAMNCPIGTVRSRIFRAREAIAEKLRPLLGTSKDKRW; encoded by the coding sequence ATGGGTGATCGGGAGATCGACCAGGCCCTGGTCGAGCGGGCCCAGGCCGGCGACAAGCACGCCTTCGAGCTTCTGGTCGGCAAATACCAGCGCAAGCTCGCCCGTCTGCTGTCGCGCTTCATTCGTGATCCTGCGGAAGTGGAAGACGTCGCCCAGGAGACCTTCATCAAGGCCTATCGCGCCCTGCCTTCCTTCCGCGGCGACAGCGCCTTCTACACCTGGCTTTACCGCATCGCGATCAACACGGCAAAAAACTACCTGGTCTCCCAGGGCCGGCGTGCCCCCACCAGCACCGAATTCGCGGCCGAGGAGGCCGAAGGCTTCGAGGAAGCGGACCTGTTGCGCGACGTGGATACCCCGGAGGCAGCCCTGCTCACCAAGGAAATCGGCGAGACGGTCACCGCCGCCATGGAAGCCCTGCCGGAAGAGCTGCGCACCGCCATCACGCTGCGCGAGATCGACGGCTTGAGCTACGAGGAAATCGCAGAAGCAATGAATTGTCCCATCGGCACCGTACGTTCGCGCATCTTTCGCGCGCGCGAGGCCATCGCCGAGAAACTTCGCCCGCTTCTGGGCACCAGCAAAGACAAGAGGTGGTAG
- a CDS encoding protein YgfX — MLSLVIRPAPRLMLLLALLYASAGLCVVVVPLPRPLQLMLLTMLLLAAAHSIWLHGLGRHRRAIQRLELDAQGQLYVIDGTGQPQRARVSAASFVTPWLTVLDFATERGRRTLLIMPERVDAEAYRRLRVWLRWGWRAEPSNTVDQDLEVTTSRREP; from the coding sequence ATGTTGAGCCTCGTCATCCGGCCGGCGCCGCGCCTCATGCTCTTGCTTGCTCTGCTCTACGCAAGCGCGGGCCTGTGTGTCGTCGTCGTACCTTTGCCCCGTCCGCTGCAGCTTATGCTGCTGACCATGCTCCTTCTCGCCGCCGCGCACAGCATATGGCTACATGGCCTGGGCCGCCACCGGCGCGCCATCCAGAGGCTTGAGCTCGATGCGCAAGGCCAGCTATACGTCATCGATGGCACGGGCCAGCCCCAGCGTGCGCGCGTTTCGGCCGCTAGCTTCGTCACCCCCTGGCTTACAGTACTCGATTTTGCCACTGAACGCGGACGGCGCACGCTGCTGATCATGCCGGAGCGAGTGGACGCGGAAGCCTACCGCCGCTTGCGGGTGTGGCTGCGCTGGGGTTGGCGTGCCGAACCGAGCAACACCGTGGACCAGGATCTTGAGGTCACGACGTCCCGCCGCGAGCCCTGA
- the sdhA gene encoding succinate dehydrogenase flavoprotein subunit, with the protein MKLAKRTFDALVVGAGGGGLRAALALADADLKVAVVSKVFPTRSHTVAAQGGINAALGNVTPDNWYWHMYDTVKGSDYLGDQDAIEFMCRAAAQTVYELEHYGLPFSRLADGRIYQRPFGGQSTELGRAQATRTCAAADRTGHALLHTLYQQNIRARTHFFDEYFALDLIKDDAGYVLGVLALEIESGEPLLIEARATLLATGGAARIFRTSTNALINTGDGLGMALRAGIPLQDMEFFQFHPTGIAGVGCLISEAARGEGGYLVNNRGERFMERYAPQAKDLASRDVVSRAIVSEIREGRGCGPQGEYVLLKLDHLGAERIQQRLPGARELARRFAHVDPVERPIPVFPTAHYMMGGIPTNRFGQVVVPTATGPEEAVPGLYAVGECACVSVHGANRLGGNSLLDIVVFGRAAGAHMLEYLRENPYPRPIPPAATEPALERLARWERGLGDERIPAIRDEMQRVMEQRCGVFRTAAELQAGIAEIRALRERLRHARLTDRSRIFNTARIEALELENMMEVALATIVSAAAREESRGAHSRVDFPNRDDDRWLKHTLYFLEGSRLDYKPVRLKPLTVEAFPPVARSY; encoded by the coding sequence ATGAAGCTCGCTAAGCGCACCTTCGACGCCCTGGTGGTGGGGGCTGGGGGCGGTGGCCTACGCGCAGCGTTGGCGCTGGCTGATGCCGATCTCAAGGTGGCAGTGGTGTCCAAGGTATTTCCCACCCGTTCCCACACCGTGGCGGCCCAGGGGGGCATCAACGCCGCTCTGGGCAATGTCACGCCGGACAACTGGTACTGGCACATGTACGATACGGTGAAGGGCTCCGATTATCTGGGAGACCAGGACGCCATCGAGTTCATGTGCCGCGCCGCGGCGCAGACGGTTTACGAGCTGGAACACTATGGGTTGCCTTTCTCGCGCCTAGCGGACGGACGCATCTATCAACGTCCCTTCGGCGGCCAGTCCACCGAGCTGGGGCGCGCTCAAGCCACACGCACCTGCGCGGCGGCGGATCGCACCGGCCATGCCCTGCTGCACACGCTGTATCAGCAGAATATCCGCGCGCGCACCCATTTCTTCGATGAGTATTTCGCCCTCGACCTCATCAAGGACGACGCTGGCTACGTACTGGGCGTGCTCGCGCTGGAAATCGAAAGCGGCGAGCCGTTGCTGATCGAGGCGCGTGCCACGCTACTTGCCACCGGTGGCGCGGCGCGCATCTTCCGCACTTCCACCAACGCCCTCATCAATACCGGCGATGGCTTAGGCATGGCGCTGCGCGCGGGCATTCCCCTGCAGGACATGGAATTCTTCCAGTTTCATCCCACCGGCATCGCCGGCGTGGGCTGCCTGATTTCCGAGGCGGCGCGCGGGGAGGGAGGGTATCTGGTCAACAACCGCGGCGAGCGCTTCATGGAGCGCTATGCGCCCCAGGCAAAGGATCTCGCCAGCCGCGATGTGGTCAGCCGCGCCATCGTCAGCGAGATTCGTGAAGGACGCGGCTGCGGACCACAGGGCGAGTACGTGCTGCTCAAGCTCGACCATCTCGGCGCGGAACGCATCCAGCAACGCCTGCCGGGCGCACGCGAGCTGGCGCGCCGCTTCGCCCATGTGGATCCGGTGGAACGACCCATTCCCGTGTTCCCCACTGCGCACTATATGATGGGTGGCATTCCCACCAACCGTTTCGGCCAAGTGGTAGTGCCAACCGCCACCGGCCCGGAAGAGGCCGTGCCTGGGCTGTACGCAGTGGGCGAGTGTGCCTGTGTCTCCGTGCATGGCGCCAACCGGCTCGGTGGCAATTCCCTGCTGGACATCGTCGTGTTCGGCCGCGCCGCGGGGGCGCACATGCTGGAATACCTGCGCGAGAATCCTTATCCACGGCCCATCCCACCTGCGGCGACGGAACCCGCGCTGGAGCGCCTCGCACGCTGGGAACGCGGCCTGGGCGACGAACGCATTCCTGCCATCCGCGACGAAATGCAGCGGGTCATGGAACAGCGCTGCGGGGTGTTCCGCACCGCAGCCGAGTTGCAGGCAGGCATCGCCGAGATTCGCGCTTTGCGCGAACGTCTCCGTCATGCCAGGCTCACCGACCGCAGCCGTATCTTCAACACCGCGCGCATTGAGGCGCTGGAACTGGAAAACATGATGGAAGTCGCATTGGCCACCATTGTCTCCGCCGCCGCGCGCGAAGAGAGCCGCGGTGCGCATTCGCGTGTGGACTTTCCTAACCGCGATGATGATCGCTGGCTCAAGCACACGCTGTATTTTCTCGAAGGCAGCCGTCTGGATTACAAGCCGGTGCGCCTGAAACCGCTGACGGTGGAAGCCTTTCCACCCGTGGCGCGGAGTTACTGA
- a CDS encoding MucB/RseB C-terminal domain-containing protein has product MRRLLAAALLAAVAQAGWAVPASDDAQAAFAWLQKMAQATHRLNYSGVFVYQREDRVETVRIVHRVDESGEHAKLVYLDGQPRETYRIDGDVLCFLPDGKTALLDKSRARTLFPALLPEHSSELKASYAARLAGRGRVAGRETQVVVLAPRDAYRYGHKFWADTETGLPLRAGVWQKEGEMVDRFSFTQVNIGGPIARSEVRPQLAGRRIIQHDPAQSPDGAIDSGWKVGSVPPGFKRISAMKRTLPGQEALVNHIVYSDGLAAVSIFIQPAQPGTERGLSQRGALHVYTRLVADHDVKVLGEVPAATVRLIGDSISYEP; this is encoded by the coding sequence ATGAGACGGTTGTTGGCGGCTGCCCTGCTGGCGGCGGTGGCTCAAGCGGGCTGGGCGGTGCCCGCCAGCGACGATGCCCAGGCAGCCTTTGCCTGGTTGCAGAAAATGGCGCAGGCCACCCACCGCCTGAATTACAGCGGCGTGTTCGTTTATCAGCGGGAAGATCGGGTCGAGACCGTGCGCATCGTGCACCGCGTGGATGAGTCGGGAGAGCACGCCAAGCTGGTCTATCTCGATGGCCAGCCGCGGGAGACCTACCGCATCGACGGCGACGTATTGTGCTTCCTGCCGGATGGAAAGACCGCGCTGCTGGATAAAAGCCGCGCCCGCACGCTGTTTCCGGCCCTGCTGCCCGAACACAGCAGCGAACTCAAGGCCTCCTATGCGGCGCGTCTGGCCGGCCGAGGGCGGGTGGCGGGACGTGAGACCCAAGTGGTGGTGCTCGCCCCGCGCGATGCCTACCGCTACGGCCACAAGTTCTGGGCCGACACCGAAACCGGCCTGCCGTTACGGGCAGGGGTATGGCAGAAAGAAGGGGAGATGGTGGACCGCTTCTCCTTCACCCAGGTAAACATCGGGGGTCCCATTGCCCGGTCCGAGGTGCGTCCGCAGCTCGCAGGCCGGCGCATCATCCAGCACGATCCTGCCCAGTCGCCCGATGGTGCGATCGATTCGGGTTGGAAAGTGGGTAGCGTGCCCCCTGGCTTCAAGCGCATTTCCGCCATGAAGCGCACGCTGCCGGGGCAGGAGGCTTTGGTCAACCACATCGTCTATTCCGATGGTCTGGCGGCGGTGTCCATTTTCATCCAACCTGCCCAGCCGGGGACGGAACGGGGCTTGTCCCAGCGCGGTGCCCTGCATGTCTATACTCGCCTAGTCGCCGATCACGACGTTAAAGTGCTGGGTGAGGTGCCTGCCGCCACGGTGCGTCTCATCGGCGATTCCATCAGTTACGAGCCGTGA
- a CDS encoding succinate dehydrogenase assembly factor 2, giving the protein MSASPTTSERELARLRWRCRRGMLELDLVLLRFLETAYPRLDAAGQAAFRALLELEDAVLLDLLAGGQAAAAWQNILALLKRC; this is encoded by the coding sequence ATGAGCGCATCGCCCACTACTAGTGAGCGGGAGCTGGCGCGGCTGCGCTGGCGTTGCCGACGCGGCATGCTGGAGTTGGATCTCGTGCTGCTGCGGTTCCTGGAAACAGCGTATCCTCGGCTCGACGCCGCCGGGCAGGCTGCCTTTCGCGCCCTGCTGGAACTGGAGGACGCGGTGCTCCTCGACCTACTCGCCGGCGGGCAGGCGGCCGCAGCCTGGCAGAACATCCTCGCGCTTCTCAAGCGATGTTGA
- a CDS encoding succinate dehydrogenase iron-sulfur subunit, giving the protein MPVYLSIYRYDPESGTEPRMQDYVLDMVPQGKMLLDAILAIKDQDPTLALRRSCREGVCGSDAMNINGRNGLACITPLAGLKQPIELRPLPGLPVIRDLVVDLEPFYRQYRAVRPWLINRDPEPEIERLQTPEERAALEGLHECILCACCSTACPSFWWNPDKFLGPAALLTAYRFLADSRDQAADARLDQLEDPYRLFRCHSIMNCIDACPKGLNPTLAIGRIKGMLTRRTI; this is encoded by the coding sequence ATGCCCGTTTACCTGTCCATCTACCGCTACGATCCGGAATCTGGGACCGAGCCGCGCATGCAGGACTATGTGCTGGACATGGTCCCGCAGGGCAAGATGCTGCTGGACGCCATCTTGGCCATCAAGGATCAGGATCCCACCCTCGCGCTGCGGCGCTCCTGCCGCGAGGGCGTGTGCGGTTCCGATGCCATGAACATCAACGGCCGCAACGGGCTCGCCTGCATCACGCCGCTGGCAGGGCTCAAGCAGCCCATCGAGTTGCGGCCATTGCCGGGACTGCCGGTGATACGCGACCTGGTGGTGGATCTCGAGCCTTTCTACCGCCAATACCGGGCAGTACGGCCTTGGCTCATCAACCGCGACCCCGAGCCGGAGATCGAACGCTTGCAAACCCCCGAGGAACGCGCCGCGCTGGAAGGTTTGCACGAGTGCATCTTGTGCGCCTGCTGTTCCACCGCCTGTCCTTCCTTCTGGTGGAATCCGGACAAGTTTCTCGGTCCGGCCGCGCTGCTTACGGCCTACCGCTTTCTCGCCGACAGCCGCGATCAGGCCGCCGATGCGCGCCTGGATCAGCTCGAAGATCCCTATCGACTGTTCCGCTGCCATAGCATCATGAACTGCATCGATGCCTGCCCCAAGGGCCTCAATCCCACGCTGGCCATCGGCCGCATCAAGGGTATGCTCACCAGGCGCACGATATGA
- the nadB gene encoding L-aspartate oxidase — MEHYDVIIVGSGLAGLTLALHLADARRVAVITKRALSDSASDWAQGGIAAVLSSEDSIEEHVRDTLLAGAGLCDEAVTREILRQGPEMIRWLMDQGVAFTREPVSQSLHLTREGGHSHRRIVHAADATGHAVQSTLIGRARSHPNLTLLEQHIAIDLITGVKLGRQENRCYGLYVLDRKEGRVKTLAADFTALATGGLGKVYLYTTNPDVATGDGVAMGWRAGCRVANMEFIQFHPTCLYHPHAKSFLITEAVRGEGGVLKRPDGSRFMPEHDPRAELAPRDVVARAIDFEMKKHGFDCVYLDISHKPADFLKSHFPTIYQRCLELGIDITREPIPVVPAAHYSCGGILTDVHGRTDVEGLYAVGEVACTGLHGANRLASNSLLECLVVGRAAAYDILAQASPARPSLPAWDESRVTDADEEVVISHNWDELRRFMWDYVGIVRTDKRLKRALNRINLLTEEIAEYYRNFRVSNDLIELRNLVLTAELIVRCALARHESRGLHFSRDYPFTLPRAENTVLSPRLLAG; from the coding sequence GTGGAGCACTACGACGTGATCATTGTGGGCAGCGGGCTGGCGGGACTGACCCTAGCCTTGCATTTGGCCGATGCGCGTCGGGTTGCGGTGATCACGAAGCGCGCCCTGTCGGACAGCGCCAGCGACTGGGCTCAGGGCGGCATCGCCGCCGTGCTCTCGAGCGAGGACTCCATTGAGGAGCACGTGCGGGATACGCTGCTGGCCGGCGCCGGGCTTTGTGACGAGGCAGTGACGCGTGAAATCCTGCGCCAGGGGCCGGAGATGATCCGCTGGCTAATGGATCAGGGCGTAGCCTTCACGCGGGAGCCGGTCAGCCAGAGCCTGCATCTGACCCGCGAAGGCGGCCACAGTCACCGCCGCATCGTGCATGCCGCCGATGCCACCGGCCATGCAGTGCAGAGCACGCTGATCGGCCGTGCCCGTTCCCATCCCAACCTGACCCTGCTGGAGCAGCACATCGCCATCGATCTCATCACGGGGGTCAAACTCGGCCGGCAGGAAAACCGCTGTTACGGCCTCTATGTGCTGGACAGGAAGGAGGGGCGGGTAAAGACTCTGGCGGCGGATTTCACGGCCCTGGCGACCGGCGGTTTAGGCAAGGTCTATCTCTACACCACCAACCCGGACGTGGCCACTGGCGACGGCGTGGCCATGGGCTGGCGTGCCGGCTGCCGCGTGGCCAACATGGAGTTCATCCAGTTCCATCCCACCTGTCTTTACCATCCCCATGCCAAATCCTTCCTGATCACCGAGGCGGTGCGGGGGGAAGGCGGTGTGCTCAAGCGTCCCGATGGCTCCCGCTTCATGCCCGAACACGATCCGCGCGCGGAACTCGCCCCGCGTGACGTCGTGGCGCGTGCCATCGATTTCGAGATGAAGAAACACGGCTTCGACTGCGTTTATCTCGACATCAGCCACAAGCCGGCGGACTTCCTGAAGAGCCACTTTCCCACCATCTATCAGCGCTGCCTGGAACTGGGCATCGACATCACGCGCGAGCCCATCCCGGTAGTGCCGGCGGCCCATTACAGCTGCGGTGGCATCCTCACCGACGTGCACGGCCGCACCGACGTGGAAGGGCTCTACGCCGTGGGCGAGGTAGCCTGTACTGGGCTGCACGGCGCGAACCGGCTTGCCAGTAACTCTCTATTGGAATGCCTGGTGGTAGGCCGCGCCGCCGCGTACGACATCCTGGCCCAGGCAAGCCCCGCCCGCCCGTCCTTGCCCGCCTGGGATGAAAGCCGGGTGACGGACGCTGACGAGGAAGTCGTCATCTCCCACAACTGGGACGAGTTGCGCCGCTTCATGTGGGACTACGTGGGCATCGTGCGTACCGACAAACGCCTCAAGCGGGCCTTAAACCGCATCAACCTGCTCACCGAGGAAATCGCGGAGTACTACCGCAATTTCCGCGTGAGCAACGACCTGATCGAACTGCGTAACCTGGTCCTGACCGCCGAGCTGATCGTGCGTTGCGCCCTCGCCCGCCACGAAAGCCGTGGCTTGCATTTCAGCCGGGACTACCCGTTCACTCTGCCGCGCGCCGAAAACACCGTGCTCTCGCCGCGCTTGCTAGCAGGCTGA
- a CDS encoding sigma-E factor negative regulatory protein encodes MTSDISALMDGELDPDATARVLANLRQDERLRATWETYQLIGDALRGSGPLALDITGKVARRLAQEPTVLAPRPHRTQPAPRRPALALAASVAALGLVGLLAWQQSRLYGAKASTVQVAAVETRAPLPVLQPATRPGQTAKADGQEPPRVRFPVGTGEAYLLAHQEFSPSYAMAGMPAYVRVVAQPEAGQ; translated from the coding sequence ATGACTTCAGACATTTCCGCCCTGATGGATGGTGAACTCGATCCGGACGCGACCGCGCGCGTCCTGGCCAACCTACGCCAGGATGAGAGGCTGCGAGCAACCTGGGAAACATATCAGTTGATCGGCGATGCCCTGCGCGGGAGTGGACCGCTCGCGCTGGACATCACCGGGAAAGTGGCACGCCGGCTGGCGCAAGAACCCACCGTGCTCGCGCCGCGCCCCCACCGCACTCAACCTGCCCCGCGTCGGCCCGCCCTGGCGCTGGCTGCGTCGGTGGCCGCTTTGGGACTGGTGGGCTTACTCGCCTGGCAGCAGAGCCGTCTCTATGGAGCCAAGGCGTCTACCGTCCAGGTCGCCGCGGTCGAAACCCGTGCTCCATTGCCCGTTCTGCAACCGGCCACACGCCCTGGACAGACAGCCAAGGCCGATGGGCAGGAACCGCCACGGGTGCGCTTCCCAGTGGGTACGGGAGAGGCCTACCTGCTTGCCCATCAGGAATTTTCGCCCAGCTATGCCATGGCAGGCATGCCCGCCTACGTGCGCGTCGTGGCGCAACCGGAAGCGGGTCAATGA